From Pirellulales bacterium:
TACGTGGCGGCGGGTTATGGCGGAAACTATGTGGATGCCGCCCCAGCGGGCTTGAGTTTTTCGCAGTTGCTGCACTCACTCCGCAGGCGCTGGTTGTTGGCCCTGATTGTCGGGATCGTGATGGGACTCCCCTTGGCAGCGCTATTATGGATCGTGGCGCCCGAAAATTACGAAGTGGTGGCGTGGTTGAAAGTCGGCGATCCGCAGCAGTGGAGTGAAACCAAGCCCGGCCGAGACGGGGCCGAATACGAAGCATATCGCCAAACCCAGGCGGCGCGCATCCGGAGTCCGATGGTATTGCAAGAGGCGTTGAACAAGGAAGGTGTGGCTAGCCTGCCGCTGTTGCGCGCGGAAAAGGACCAGCACCGGTTTCTGGAAGACGAAATCACGGTCGTAACGCCCCGAGATTCGGAATTGTTGCAAATCAAAATGCGCGGCAAAGACCCACAGCAGTTGGTCAAAATTGTCAATGCCGTCAAAGATTCGTACCTGGACAACGTTGTGGAAGTGGAGAATCGCGAGAACGTGGGCAAGCTTACTTTGCTTCAAAACACTTTGAACGAACTTCAGAACGATATCTCTAACAAGCGCGACCAGTTGCAGAAACTTCAGGAAAAAACAAAGTCGCCCGACCTGGATTCGGTGAAG
This genomic window contains:
- a CDS encoding Wzz/FepE/Etk N-terminal domain-containing protein; this encodes MTQPTPTEIDSASNEVSHNGEAASNQQALMVRDYNMQGLSPYVAAGYGGNYVDAAPAGLSFSQLLHSLRRRWLLALIVGIVMGLPLAALLWIVAPENYEVVAWLKVGDPQQWSETKPGRDGAEYEAYRQTQAARIRSPMVLQEALNKEGVASLPLLRAEKDQHRFLEDEITVVTPRDSELLQIKMRGKDPQQLVKIVNAVKDSYLDNVVEVENRENVGKLTLLQNTLNELQNDISNKRDQLQKLQEKTKSPDLDSVKFQYNLLVQQSGSIMNQMSRTREDLARIAKQLRILQSDKPTDIPDYQVEQYLLRDDQIADMTKQATNMQMAIDYAMGASRLGDRDPQVKDYKNKLAALQSRLEERRRELRPEIIKQLKTDLASQDGVKADPEKLEIEKKQLTDDLVTLQKNLDDVVAETTKLGTAS